A window from Methanobrevibacter sp. V74 encodes these proteins:
- a CDS encoding methanogenesis marker 8 protein — protein sequence MSEHIIEAMGLSKVTIKDGKVINVSEPEIEYCPLFDHHRGIKKLTPEAIAENMQFRIDDFGMCTSKRQLRMKDFLSFGISEIICTLLDEKIIDCAVMVLEGCGTLIVWDGELVQGIGGRVSGLFKTSPIPELIVKIGEENIVNPKTAEINQIKGIKLAIKKGFKNIAVTIAVAGDAKEIKKLQKEHPDTNIYVFVVHTTKRSAKEARELFDISDVATACASKNIREIAEAECIKTVGQSIPIYARTEMGKKFLEMRLAKIGGEKPKKDNPDLPYPMI from the coding sequence ATGAGCGAACATATTATTGAAGCAATGGGATTGAGCAAAGTAACAATTAAAGATGGTAAAGTAATAAATGTTAGTGAACCTGAAATCGAATACTGTCCCCTTTTTGATCACCACCGTGGAATAAAAAAACTCACACCCGAGGCAATAGCTGAAAATATGCAATTTAGAATCGATGATTTTGGAATGTGCACTTCCAAAAGGCAACTAAGAATGAAGGACTTTTTAAGCTTTGGTATTTCAGAGATTATTTGCACATTGCTTGATGAAAAAATTATTGATTGTGCTGTAATGGTTTTAGAAGGTTGTGGAACATTAATAGTTTGGGACGGGGAACTTGTTCAAGGAATCGGAGGACGGGTTTCAGGTCTTTTCAAGACAAGTCCCATACCAGAGCTAATAGTCAAAATAGGTGAAGAAAATATTGTTAATCCTAAAACTGCTGAGATAAACCAAATTAAGGGAATCAAACTTGCAATTAAAAAAGGATTTAAGAATATAGCTGTCACTATTGCCGTTGCAGGTGATGCAAAAGAAATTAAAAAACTTCAAAAAGAACATCCAGACACCAATATTTATGTTTTTGTTGTACACACCACTAAAAGAAGTGCCAAGGAAGCTAGAGAATTATTTGATATAAGTGATGTTGCAACAGCCTGTGCTTCAAAAAATATCCGTGAAATCGCAGAAGCCGAGTGCATAAAAACTGTAGGCCAATCAATACCTATTTATGCACGAACTGAAATGGGCAAAAAGTTTCTAGAAATGCGTTTAGCAAAAATTGGTGGGGAAAAACCTAAAAAAGATAATCCTGATTTACCTTATCCCATGATATAA
- a CDS encoding CDC48 family AAA ATPase, with protein sequence MAENEITLKVAEAISQKDVGQGVARIDPNVMEDLGIHERDLIEIIGERRTATIALPSQTDIGLGVIRIDGLIRKNSGATIGGEVLVKKAKATEAKKVVLAPTEDNIRVQGDVRGLFAGKVMVQGDIIGSQIRAPKPSMGMGFNSIFDELMDFTPAMKEIKFAVVSTNPKDIVIVGPNTEVQLHETPVDVSKIEGVGNLVNVSYEDIGGLKEEVKKVREMIEIPLKRPELFEKLGIAPPKGVLMHGPPGTGKTLLAKAVASESDAHFIAINGPEIMSKYVGGSEENLREYFEEAEENSPSIIFIDELDAIAPKREETNGEVERRTVAQLLTLMDGLKSRGQVVVIGATNRPDSLDPALRRPGRFDREIEIGVPDSEERKEVLEIHTRNMPLADDVNLDKIANTTHGCVGADLESLCKEAAMRVVRRILPEIQNDEEIPKEVMEKIVVTGEDFKNAQKEIQPSALREVLVQIPDIKWDDVGGLEDVKQELKEAVEWPLKHPETFQRLGIRPPKGTLLYGIPGTGKTLLAKAVASESEANFISIKGPELLSKWVGESEKGVREVFRKAKQASPTVIFFDEIDAIASTRSGNDTDSGVTKRVVNQLLTEMDGLEELEDVAIIAATNRPDILDAGLMRPGRFDRHIQVKEPDEEARISIFKVHTKGMPLGSDVDIKKLAKNTEGYVGADIESICREAAMLALRDNIEASEIPYKYFKDAIDKVKPGNKAGHDELVQYM encoded by the coding sequence ATGGCAGAAAATGAAATTACATTAAAGGTTGCAGAAGCAATCTCACAAAAAGATGTAGGCCAAGGAGTTGCAAGAATTGATCCTAATGTCATGGAAGATTTAGGAATCCATGAAAGAGACTTAATCGAAATTATTGGTGAGAGAAGAACTGCCACTATCGCTCTTCCTTCACAAACCGATATTGGACTTGGAGTTATAAGAATTGACGGATTAATCCGCAAAAACTCCGGAGCTACCATCGGAGGTGAAGTTTTAGTTAAAAAAGCAAAAGCAACGGAAGCGAAAAAAGTTGTTCTTGCACCAACTGAAGACAATATTCGTGTACAGGGAGACGTAAGGGGATTATTTGCAGGTAAGGTAATGGTACAGGGAGACATTATTGGATCTCAAATCCGTGCACCAAAACCAAGTATGGGAATGGGATTCAATAGTATTTTTGATGAATTAATGGACTTTACTCCAGCAATGAAAGAAATTAAATTTGCAGTAGTCTCTACAAATCCAAAGGATATAGTAATTGTCGGGCCAAATACTGAAGTGCAATTACATGAAACTCCAGTAGATGTCAGCAAAATCGAAGGTGTTGGAAACCTCGTTAATGTAAGTTACGAAGACATTGGAGGTCTTAAAGAAGAAGTTAAAAAAGTAAGAGAAATGATTGAAATTCCTCTTAAAAGACCTGAACTCTTTGAGAAACTAGGTATTGCACCTCCAAAAGGAGTCCTCATGCATGGTCCTCCTGGAACTGGTAAGACATTACTGGCTAAAGCGGTAGCAAGTGAAAGTGATGCTCATTTCATTGCAATAAATGGGCCTGAAATTATGAGCAAATATGTAGGTGGGTCTGAAGAAAACTTAAGGGAATACTTTGAAGAAGCAGAAGAAAATTCTCCTTCAATCATATTTATAGATGAATTAGACGCAATTGCTCCAAAAAGAGAAGAAACAAATGGGGAAGTTGAAAGAAGAACCGTTGCACAACTTCTTACATTAATGGATGGTCTTAAATCCCGTGGTCAGGTAGTAGTTATTGGAGCAACCAATAGGCCTGACTCTCTAGACCCTGCTCTTAGAAGACCTGGAAGATTTGATCGTGAAATTGAAATAGGAGTACCTGATTCAGAAGAAAGAAAAGAAGTTCTTGAAATTCACACAAGAAACATGCCTCTCGCAGATGATGTAAACCTTGATAAAATAGCAAATACTACCCATGGTTGCGTGGGAGCAGATCTCGAATCATTATGTAAGGAAGCGGCAATGAGAGTAGTTAGAAGAATCCTGCCTGAAATACAAAACGATGAAGAAATTCCTAAAGAGGTAATGGAAAAAATTGTCGTAACTGGTGAGGACTTTAAAAATGCTCAAAAAGAAATTCAACCTTCCGCTCTTAGAGAAGTTCTAGTACAAATCCCAGATATTAAATGGGACGATGTAGGTGGACTTGAAGATGTAAAACAAGAGCTAAAAGAAGCTGTTGAATGGCCGTTAAAACATCCAGAAACATTCCAACGCTTAGGAATAAGGCCTCCAAAAGGAACATTACTTTATGGTATTCCTGGAACTGGTAAAACTTTACTTGCAAAAGCAGTAGCAAGTGAAAGTGAAGCCAACTTCATTTCAATTAAAGGTCCTGAACTCTTATCTAAATGGGTAGGGGAATCTGAAAAAGGTGTTCGTGAAGTATTTAGAAAAGCAAAACAAGCTTCCCCAACAGTAATCTTTTTCGATGAAATAGATGCAATAGCCAGCACACGTAGTGGAAATGACACCGATAGCGGTGTGACAAAAAGAGTTGTTAACCAACTTTTAACTGAAATGGATGGTTTAGAGGAACTTGAAGATGTAGCAATTATAGCAGCAACCAACAGACCGGACATTTTAGATGCTGGACTTATGAGGCCTGGAAGATTTGATAGACATATTCAGGTTAAAGAACCTGATGAAGAAGCAAGAATATCAATCTTTAAAGTACATACAAAAGGCATGCCGCTTGGAAGTGATGTTGATATTAAAAAATTAGCTAAAAATACTGAGGGTTATGTTGGAGCAGACATAGAATCCATATGTAGGGAAGCAGCAATGCTTGCACTAAGAGATAACATTGAAGCTAGTGAAATCCCATACAAATACTTTAAAGATGCAATAGATAAAGTAAAACCTGGAAATAAAGCCGGGCATGACGAATTAGTCCAATATATGTAG
- the thiC gene encoding phosphomethylpyrimidine synthase yields MTQKSEAQKGNITPEMEYVAKKENIDVGKLIKLIDAGKVVIPKNINGHSKPCGIGECLRTKVNANIGSSSKIDDINLEIDKAKLAQEYGADALMDLSTGSDLKLFRKKIMDAVDLCVGTVPIYEAGVVTLTKNKEIMDMNPDDIFKSIENQAREGVDFMTIHCGITKDLVEKLKAANRMMGIVSRGGTFMASWINHNDMENPLYENYDYLLELSYEYDITLSLGDGLRPGCLADASDIPQIQELVNLGGLVKRAQDANVQVMVEGPGHMPLNQIKANMEIQKTICHGAPFYVLGPLVTDIAPGYDHITGAIGGAIAASSGASFLCYVTPAEHLSLPSLEDVKEGVVASKIAAEAADVAKGLPQAWERERAMGRARKEFDWEAQFDLALDKSKPRKYRNKCELDDDEMCAMCGEYCAVKIGKGDF; encoded by the coding sequence TTGACTCAAAAAAGTGAAGCGCAAAAAGGCAATATTACTCCTGAAATGGAATATGTTGCTAAAAAAGAAAATATTGATGTAGGCAAATTAATTAAATTAATAGATGCAGGCAAAGTTGTAATTCCAAAAAATATTAATGGACACTCAAAACCTTGTGGTATAGGGGAATGTTTAAGAACCAAAGTTAATGCAAATATTGGCTCATCATCAAAAATTGATGATATTAATCTGGAAATAGATAAAGCAAAATTGGCACAGGAATATGGTGCAGATGCTTTAATGGATTTGTCAACAGGTTCTGATTTAAAACTGTTTAGAAAAAAAATTATGGATGCTGTTGATTTATGTGTTGGAACTGTGCCCATTTATGAAGCAGGAGTCGTAACATTAACTAAAAACAAAGAAATAATGGATATGAATCCCGATGATATTTTCAAATCTATTGAAAACCAAGCACGTGAAGGAGTGGACTTTATGACCATTCACTGCGGAATTACCAAGGATTTAGTTGAAAAATTAAAAGCCGCCAATAGAATGATGGGTATTGTAAGCCGTGGAGGAACATTCATGGCATCTTGGATAAATCACAACGATATGGAAAATCCCTTATATGAAAATTACGATTACTTACTTGAATTATCCTATGAATACGACATTACATTATCTCTGGGAGATGGTTTAAGGCCAGGTTGTTTAGCAGATGCAAGTGATATCCCTCAAATTCAAGAACTCGTAAACCTTGGAGGCCTTGTTAAAAGAGCACAGGACGCTAATGTCCAAGTTATGGTGGAAGGCCCCGGACACATGCCATTAAACCAGATTAAAGCCAATATGGAAATTCAAAAAACAATATGTCATGGAGCTCCGTTCTACGTTTTAGGACCTCTCGTGACTGATATTGCACCGGGTTATGATCATATTACTGGCGCAATCGGAGGGGCGATAGCTGCAAGTTCTGGAGCCAGTTTCTTATGTTATGTTACTCCAGCAGAACACCTGTCCCTACCAAGCCTTGAAGATGTTAAAGAAGGAGTTGTTGCATCAAAAATTGCCGCTGAAGCAGCGGATGTTGCAAAAGGACTTCCTCAAGCATGGGAAAGGGAACGTGCAATGGGCCGTGCAAGAAAGGAATTCGATTGGGAAGCCCAATTCGACTTGGCTCTAGACAAATCAAAGCCTAGAAAATACCGTAACAAATGTGAACTTGACGATGATGAAATGTGTGCAATGTGTGGAGAATATTGTGCAGTAAAAATAGGTAAAGGCGATTTTTAA
- a CDS encoding MBL fold metallo-hydrolase — protein MTKKASDFQIKYMAKMYRGKEIFKPLNTGWIDENVACIREYVANIFFYRKKAKTIMIDAGYNYPKVAEKMEWLGIDPEEVNDILITHQDTDHVGAVEEDSDGLFSHCKLYLSEIENRYLTGEVRRRVAYKLYKLPMVTINNEKVLLKDGDILDFDGIKVECILVPGHTWGHMVYLIDDEYLFTGDTIWFGSDGGYSFLSPLAEDNKLSLKSLKKLEEKIRSKNINPLVITGHTGWSQDLDFVFAHCDKKCSAFSRRAPDPDAPYDAYDESDDTKENTRNSGFLKAKH, from the coding sequence GTGACAAAAAAAGCTTCAGATTTTCAAATTAAATATATGGCAAAGATGTATCGTGGAAAAGAGATATTCAAACCATTGAATACAGGATGGATAGATGAAAATGTTGCTTGCATTAGAGAATATGTTGCAAATATCTTTTTTTATAGAAAAAAGGCTAAAACAATAATGATTGACGCCGGATATAATTATCCGAAAGTTGCTGAGAAGATGGAATGGTTAGGAATTGATCCTGAAGAAGTAAATGATATCCTAATAACCCATCAGGATACAGACCATGTTGGTGCTGTAGAAGAGGATAGTGATGGACTATTCAGCCACTGCAAGCTATACCTAAGTGAAATTGAAAATAGATATCTGACTGGAGAAGTTAGGCGTAGAGTAGCTTACAAATTATATAAACTTCCAATGGTTACAATCAACAATGAAAAAGTACTCCTAAAGGATGGAGATATCCTGGATTTTGATGGCATTAAAGTAGAATGCATTTTAGTTCCAGGCCACACTTGGGGGCATATGGTTTATTTGATTGATGATGAATACCTGTTTACCGGAGATACAATATGGTTTGGTTCTGACGGAGGATATAGCTTCCTATCCCCACTAGCTGAAGACAATAAACTATCCTTAAAATCATTGAAAAAACTTGAAGAAAAAATAAGAAGTAAGAATATTAATCCGTTAGTAATTACTGGCCACACAGGTTGGAGTCAGGATTTGGATTTTGTATTTGCCCATTGCGACAAAAAATGCTCAGCATTTTCAAGAAGAGCTCCTGATCCAGATGCGCCATATGATGCATATGATGAATCAGACGATACAAAAGAAAACACACGAAATTCAGGATTTCTAAAAGCCAAACATTAA
- a CDS encoding exodeoxyribonuclease VII large subunit gives MEITDDKLLRIALITSLIGIIGLIAFSPTIEVKEVDIKDINNAMIDEEVRIDGVITDIAQSSSKTSYFLTINDGDAQIQLIIFENQVAEIQSKNLDIEDFKNRKVQVVGTVTQYNSELELILSNGDSLRMIN, from the coding sequence ATGGAAATCACAGATGATAAACTATTAAGAATAGCCCTGATAACCTCACTTATTGGAATAATTGGCCTGATTGCTTTTAGTCCGACAATTGAAGTTAAAGAAGTTGATATTAAAGACATTAATAATGCAATGATTGATGAAGAAGTGCGCATTGACGGAGTAATTACAGACATTGCCCAATCAAGCTCAAAGACAAGTTATTTTTTAACCATAAATGATGGAGATGCACAGATTCAGTTAATAATATTCGAAAATCAAGTAGCGGAAATACAGTCAAAAAACCTTGACATTGAAGATTTTAAAAATCGCAAAGTACAAGTTGTTGGAACAGTTACACAATATAATTCAGAATTAGAATTGATTTTATCAAATGGGGACAGTTTGAGAATGATTAATTAA
- a CDS encoding ATP-dependent DNA ligase — protein MKYQELVDVYSALEATTKRLEKTEIISNYLKTLDSDTIEKVGLLILGVVFPAWSSEEIGIGAKLVERAVAEAVGTTQEVVEDAIRDEGDIGLACVKLYAKKSQMTFFSQPLTIDFVFNNLRKLSKISGSKSTNRKIAIILELLSQASGTEAKYLTRTITEELRIGVGDGVVRDAIAQAFNIEKSIVERAQMLTNDFSVVARTAKEEGSTGLEKLNLTPGTPVKPMLAQLAPPLDEILPEMGEAICDTKYDGIRLQVHRKDNEIKIFTRRLENITHALPEIVELFNEHLPHEDYIVEGEVIATRNGKPLPFQNVLHRVRRKYNVEEAMENVPLKLFLFDVMYYKVPMIDEDLKTRRSTLENIVDTSVDEMNLSTMKVGTADNIDEIQELFEISIKEGHEGIMIKDASAPYIPGLRGKKMLKYKSEPETLDMVVIGGTYGIGKRGDFVGSYLVALRDENDDFKSVAYAATGLDDATLEYLTEKMKELEISTKGREIKVEPKIVLEIAFSEIVESPEYETGYSLRFPVVKNIRKDKSPNDADTVERLLSMYHTGN, from the coding sequence ATGAAATACCAGGAATTAGTTGACGTTTACTCAGCTCTTGAGGCAACTACAAAAAGACTAGAAAAAACAGAAATAATATCAAATTACCTAAAAACATTAGATTCAGATACTATTGAAAAGGTTGGACTTTTAATTTTAGGAGTTGTTTTTCCGGCATGGAGTTCAGAAGAAATTGGAATTGGGGCGAAATTGGTTGAGCGGGCAGTAGCTGAAGCCGTTGGAACAACACAGGAAGTTGTTGAAGATGCAATTCGTGATGAAGGAGATATTGGCCTTGCATGTGTTAAACTATATGCAAAAAAATCCCAAATGACCTTTTTCTCACAACCCTTAACAATTGATTTTGTATTTAATAACTTACGTAAATTATCTAAAATCAGTGGTTCAAAATCGACCAATCGTAAAATAGCAATTATTTTAGAATTATTATCACAGGCAAGTGGAACAGAAGCTAAGTATCTAACAAGAACTATCACTGAAGAGTTAAGGATTGGTGTAGGAGATGGAGTGGTTCGTGATGCAATAGCCCAAGCATTTAATATTGAAAAATCTATTGTCGAACGTGCGCAAATGCTTACAAATGATTTTTCAGTAGTTGCAAGAACCGCCAAGGAAGAAGGTAGTACGGGTTTGGAAAAACTTAACTTAACACCAGGAACACCTGTCAAACCAATGCTTGCCCAATTGGCTCCTCCACTAGATGAAATTCTACCGGAAATGGGCGAGGCGATTTGTGATACCAAATATGACGGCATAAGGCTACAAGTTCACCGCAAAGATAATGAAATTAAAATATTCACACGCAGATTAGAAAACATCACCCATGCTTTGCCGGAAATTGTAGAGCTTTTTAATGAACACCTGCCTCATGAGGATTATATTGTAGAAGGTGAAGTGATAGCTACACGTAATGGAAAACCTCTGCCTTTTCAAAATGTCTTGCATCGCGTTAGAAGAAAATATAATGTAGAAGAAGCGATGGAAAATGTTCCTCTAAAACTATTCTTATTTGATGTAATGTATTATAAAGTTCCAATGATTGATGAGGATTTAAAAACAAGAAGAAGCACATTAGAAAATATTGTTGATACGTCAGTCGATGAGATGAATTTAAGTACAATGAAAGTTGGAACTGCAGACAATATTGATGAAATCCAAGAATTATTTGAAATTTCAATCAAGGAAGGTCATGAAGGAATCATGATTAAAGATGCAAGTGCGCCATATATTCCAGGTCTTAGAGGTAAAAAAATGCTTAAATATAAATCTGAACCTGAAACATTAGATATGGTTGTTATTGGAGGAACTTATGGAATTGGTAAAAGGGGAGATTTCGTTGGATCATATCTTGTAGCTTTAAGAGATGAAAATGATGATTTTAAAAGTGTAGCATATGCCGCAACAGGTCTCGATGATGCTACCTTAGAATACTTAACTGAGAAAATGAAGGAACTTGAAATTTCAACCAAGGGTCGTGAAATAAAAGTTGAACCTAAAATCGTTTTAGAAATAGCTTTTTCAGAAATTGTAGAATCCCCAGAATATGAAACCGGTTACTCATTACGATTCCCAGTTGTTAAAAATATCCGCAAAGATAAAAGTCCGAACGATGCAGATACTGTTGAAAGATTGCTTTCAATGTACCATACTGGAAACTGA
- a CDS encoding prephenate dehydrogenase — MIKMNVGIIGGSDGLGKTLIYYFREEFEVYITGTDHKKGRGVADKLNVNYIESNIEIADISDILVISVPIQYTSDVIREVAPFMKSGSLMVDVTSVKEEPLKTMQEVLPDTVEYLPTHPIFGPRTTRLDNQVIVLTADKKGEWYRKAYNYLSNKNMRVIETTAKKHDFMMSIVQVLTHFSFISTASAIEKLKVDLSETEDYESPIYNLMIDMIARIVAQNPYLTYNIQSMNNNGSKIRNTFAEAVNELKDVINDKDEEKFVKIANRATKNMGDITNALGRSDKAINALNYEYIILNNSIGQEVGLKHIYSGKIHTGILESVDGKTAVLREGSKVKKLRIANIRILHPEELYKWKIDNLNTVTQSISCVFSKRVHVETIENAVMKIDNIIDIRLTDVYAGPQIDDDFISLTFEVTTLTKEDIQNVKDLFTGFGGSIR, encoded by the coding sequence TTGATTAAAATGAATGTTGGAATTATTGGAGGTAGTGATGGTTTGGGAAAAACCCTCATTTACTATTTTAGAGAAGAATTTGAAGTATACATTACAGGCACAGACCATAAAAAAGGTCGTGGAGTTGCAGATAAATTAAATGTCAACTATATTGAATCTAATATTGAGATAGCAGATATTAGTGATATTTTAGTTATTAGTGTACCTATTCAATATACTTCAGATGTTATTCGTGAGGTCGCTCCATTTATGAAAAGCGGATCTTTAATGGTTGATGTAACCAGCGTTAAAGAAGAACCATTAAAAACAATGCAGGAAGTATTGCCTGATACTGTCGAATATCTTCCAACACACCCAATCTTTGGTCCACGCACTACCCGACTAGACAATCAAGTGATTGTTTTGACTGCTGATAAAAAGGGGGAATGGTACAGGAAAGCTTATAATTACTTATCCAATAAAAATATGAGAGTTATCGAAACTACTGCTAAAAAACATGACTTTATGATGAGTATAGTTCAAGTCTTAACCCACTTCTCATTCATTTCAACTGCTTCTGCAATTGAAAAACTTAAAGTGGATTTATCTGAAACTGAAGATTATGAAAGTCCAATATACAATCTAATGATTGATATGATTGCCCGTATTGTTGCTCAAAATCCATATTTAACATACAATATTCAGTCTATGAACAATAATGGTTCTAAAATTAGAAATACATTTGCTGAAGCTGTAAATGAACTAAAAGATGTTATTAATGATAAAGATGAAGAGAAATTTGTAAAGATAGCCAATAGGGCAACTAAAAATATGGGAGATATTACAAATGCTTTAGGTAGGAGCGATAAAGCTATTAATGCCCTAAACTATGAATACATTATTTTAAACAATTCCATTGGTCAGGAAGTTGGTCTAAAACATATCTATTCTGGAAAAATCCACACGGGAATTTTAGAAAGTGTTGATGGTAAAACTGCTGTTTTAAGAGAGGGCAGTAAAGTTAAAAAACTTCGTATTGCAAATATTAGGATTTTACATCCTGAAGAATTGTATAAATGGAAAATTGATAATTTAAATACCGTAACCCAATCGATTAGTTGCGTATTTTCTAAAAGGGTTCATGTTGAAACAATTGAAAATGCAGTAATGAAAATTGATAATATTATTGATATTAGGTTAACTGATGTATATGCCGGTCCTCAAATTGACGATGACTTTATTAGCTTAACTTTTGAGGTTACTACATTAACCAAAGAAGATATTCAAAATGTCAAAGATTTATTCACAGGTTTTGGGGGAAGTATCAGATAA
- a CDS encoding 3'-5' exonuclease — protein MELIKIILDGGIFIKIIFFDTETSGLDCQNCRIIELAMLIVEEGKIIEEYDEFIDIEEPLDSKIIKLTGIDDELLSDEGVYEYVVAEDLKEKLTPETLMIAHNCQFDLSFVYNLLKRHFPDEAYNIVSKMNWLDTLTVLKDRKDYPHKLIDGVKHYSIEEVNFHRAIDDTKALYDLTKALMNERGDLKEYINIFGYNPKWGVSGVEFPFIKYKKQFYNKFMVSPNNILPRK, from the coding sequence ATAGAATTAATTAAAATTATACTTGATGGTGGGATATTTATAAAAATTATATTTTTTGATACTGAAACAAGTGGTCTTGATTGTCAAAATTGTAGGATAATAGAACTTGCAATGTTGATTGTTGAAGAGGGCAAAATAATTGAAGAATATGATGAATTCATAGATATTGAAGAGCCTCTTGATTCAAAAATTATAAAATTAACAGGCATTGACGATGAGTTGTTATCTGATGAGGGGGTTTATGAATATGTTGTTGCTGAGGATTTGAAAGAAAAATTAACTCCGGAAACTTTAATGATAGCTCACAACTGTCAATTTGACCTGTCGTTTGTCTATAATTTACTTAAAAGACATTTCCCCGATGAAGCATATAATATTGTTTCTAAAATGAATTGGTTAGATACCTTAACAGTTTTAAAAGATCGTAAGGATTATCCTCACAAATTAATAGATGGTGTTAAACATTACAGTATTGAAGAAGTTAATTTTCACAGAGCAATTGATGATACAAAAGCCTTGTATGATTTAACAAAAGCATTAATGAATGAACGTGGCGATTTAAAGGAATATATTAATATTTTTGGATATAATCCTAAATGGGGAGTTAGTGGAGTTGAATTTCCATTTATCAAATATAAAAAACAATTTTATAATAAATTCATGGTTTCTCCAAACAATATTTTGCCTAGAAAATAA
- the glmM gene encoding phosphoglucosamine mutase — protein MSNKKRLFGTFGVRRTANDVLTPEFATRLAACYGTQIKGTVAIGGDTRTTSPMLMQAVTAGLLSSGCDVVNLGILPTPGVQYAIRKYYDGGVMITASHNPPEYNGIKFLDSDGIGIADDMELEIERLYFDDEPDRVEFSEIGEIYHNDKIIDEYIDEAVSKVDVQAIKDSNLKVVVDCGSGAGCYTAPYLIRKLGCDVTTLNSQADGFFPGRNPEPIEENLQELISIVKELNADIGLAHDGDADRTICIDEKGNFVLGDKTFTLVEREMLKENNGGIIVTTVATSQAIYDIADEFNGEVIATAVGDLLVARELKEKDGLFGGEENGGLIFPDFVYGRDAVMTVAKILEILAKSKKPMSELVAELPIYYASKMKIECPDDEKEFVMNSIADEIKETTDFELDLTDGVKILKEDGWVIIRPSGTEPIFRCFAESDLQSKADEMTEWGISLIKKYRK, from the coding sequence ATGTCTAATAAAAAAAGATTATTTGGAACTTTTGGAGTTAGAAGAACTGCAAATGACGTTTTAACTCCTGAATTCGCAACAAGACTTGCTGCTTGTTATGGAACACAAATAAAAGGAACCGTCGCTATTGGCGGAGATACACGTACAACTTCCCCTATGTTAATGCAAGCTGTAACTGCAGGTTTACTTTCAAGCGGTTGTGACGTGGTGAATTTAGGAATCCTGCCTACCCCCGGAGTCCAATATGCTATCCGCAAATATTATGATGGTGGAGTAATGATTACAGCTTCACATAATCCTCCAGAATATAATGGAATTAAATTTTTGGATTCTGACGGTATTGGAATTGCTGATGATATGGAGCTTGAAATTGAAAGATTATACTTTGATGATGAGCCAGACCGTGTAGAATTTTCAGAAATTGGTGAAATCTATCACAATGATAAAATAATTGATGAATATATTGATGAAGCAGTTTCTAAAGTAGATGTGCAAGCTATTAAAGATTCAAATTTAAAAGTGGTTGTTGATTGTGGATCAGGTGCCGGATGTTATACCGCTCCATATTTAATTAGAAAATTAGGCTGTGATGTAACAACACTTAACTCGCAAGCCGACGGATTCTTCCCCGGACGTAATCCTGAACCAATTGAAGAAAATTTGCAAGAATTAATTAGCATTGTAAAAGAACTTAATGCAGATATTGGTCTTGCACATGATGGAGATGCAGATAGAACCATTTGTATTGATGAGAAAGGAAACTTTGTTTTAGGCGATAAAACTTTCACACTTGTTGAACGTGAAATGCTTAAAGAAAACAATGGAGGAATCATTGTAACAACTGTTGCAACATCACAAGCAATTTATGATATTGCTGATGAATTTAATGGTGAAGTAATAGCTACTGCTGTTGGAGATTTACTTGTTGCTCGTGAACTCAAAGAAAAAGACGGTTTATTTGGTGGAGAAGAAAACGGCGGTTTAATATTCCCGGATTTCGTTTATGGAAGAGATGCAGTAATGACTGTTGCTAAAATCTTAGAAATTCTTGCAAAATCTAAAAAACCGATGTCTGAGTTAGTGGCTGAATTACCTATCTATTATGCAAGTAAAATGAAAATTGAATGTCCGGATGATGAAAAAGAATTTGTGATGAACAGTATTGCCGATGAGATTAAAGAAACAACTGATTTTGAACTTGACTTAACCGATGGTGTTAAAATCTTAAAAGAAGACGGTTGGGTAATCATCAGACCCTCTGGAACTGAACCAATATTTAGATGCTTTGCAGAATCTGATTTACAATCTAAAGCAGATGAAATGACCGAATGGGGAATTAGTTTAATTAAAAAATACAGAAAATAA